Proteins encoded within one genomic window of Triticum aestivum cultivar Chinese Spring chromosome 2D, IWGSC CS RefSeq v2.1, whole genome shotgun sequence:
- the LOC123049932 gene encoding probable ubiquitin-conjugating enzyme E2 23: protein MDVVATASPNIYTLDLVSFGRGVLDRGLVFPDARVGNISVPVDTFEILRIDDSIVHKSAGDIKVVDRSHLHPGQVVGSASDVGGQIGIVTDVTTVLDLVDFDKSGMATKVIKGVSPSSLWRVRRLSLGDFVVSGPWLGRVVEVSVDVDVLFDDGAVCRVTDAESKTLTRVGDAMDVNHMYRQQENSRFYPGLRVSAPDPCSLFKAALWLNGYWNPNRIVGTIIKVKTSTALVYWIASMHCGTDKGLIDASAPPAYQNANDLTFFSAASHCCWGVADACFFREPSSTKIDDANGDAACAHDQDAGGKEEEGEDVIGDECEAPTAHVLPSTKEMDVRFYQKQLRKVFFEGHRRARRPQVRRHVEVKFPMVVARTRTSVDVLWQDGTRQHGRRSTTVIPFGIVNEHEFFPGEQVVDAVGDQSGMVSTIVNNHIVDDGTRSTKRVGVVRSLHSKDQTVRVSWFKAAVCPDEAREVECDDTVSTYDLKRDSGHSAYYGDIVIRLLPSRSPNDRTAPLRGNTDLSWVGRVIDIPSGYVQVKWGDGNISMVLPNEILVVREEYYMDMWSEMGHWVEDNGVDDAPEEPGAANMNPANDSDVKGDNEPAKSTSLLGFAFQSLLQLTGDLVAQGKGYLVNRLPIPSSSPSRELSTATKDDSIGAAAMETINAAVARNVVELNGDGHDFAEGTKDAYGTSCCIKSLGFPRFDVLQIAPPDHHYLDTTDEGGSRGKNWAKTVQKEWKILENDLPENIYVRAFEDRMDLLRLVMVGASGTPYSHGLFFFDLQLPPSYPAAPPQVYYHSFGLRLNPNLYESGTVCLSLLGTFDGEGTELWSPATSSLLQVVVSIHGLVLNAQPYYNEAGYEILVGKPEGHRNALPYSENAYLLTLRTMLHLLRQPPRGFEKFVKEHFRCRGRFVLRQCNMSLQGYVVGDAHATESSSERPCSAGLRLALANVVPSLIAAFTEIGAEGCD from the exons ATGGACGTCGTCGCGACGGCATCTCCCAATATTTACACGCTAGACCTCGTGAGTTTCGGGCGCGGGGTTCTCGACCGTGGCCTCGTTTTCCCGGACGCCAGGGTGGGCAACATCTCAGTCCCGGTCGACACGTTCGAGATCCTCCGCATCGATGACTCTATCGTGCATAAGAGCGCCGGCGACATCAAGGTGGTCGATAGGAGCCACCTGCACCCCGGCCAGGTGGTCGGGTCGGCGTCCGACGTCGGCGGCCAGATCGGCATCGTCACCGACGTAACCACCGTGCTCGACCTGGTCGACTTCGACAAAAGCGGCATGGCCACCAAGGTCATCAAGGGCGTGTCCCCGTCTAGCCTGTGGCGCGTCAGGAGGCTCAGCCTTGGCGACTTTGTCGTGTCCGGGCCGTGGCTCGGTCGGGTCGTGGAGGTGTCAGTCGACGTCGATGTGCTGTTCGATGACGGAGCGGTCTGCAGGGTCACCGACGCCGAGTCCAAGACGCTAACAAGAGTGGGTGATGCCATGGACGTCAACCACATGTATCGCCAGCAAGAGAATAGTCGCTTCTACCCGGGTCTCCGCGTCAGTGCGCCAGACCCTTGTTCCCTCTTCAAGGCGGCATTGTGGCTTAATGGCTACTGGAATCCTAACCGCATAGTAGGCACCATCATCAAGGTGAAGACGTCTACCGCCCTCGTCTATTGGATTGCGTCGATGCATTGTGGCACAGATAAGGGGCTCATTGATGCATCCGCTCCTCCAGCCTACCAGAATGCAAATGATCTTACGTTCTTCAGTGCCGCATCCCATTGTTGTTGGGGGGTAGCCGATGCCTGCTTTTTTCGCGAAcctagttccaccaaaatcgacgATGCTAATGGGGATGCAGCTTGTGCTCATGATCAAGATGCCGGcggcaaggaggaggagggggaggatgtGATTGGTGACGAGTGTGAAGCACCAACTGCTCATGTCTTACCGTCCACAAAGGAGATGGATGTGAGGTTTTATCAGAAACAACTAAGGAAGGTCTTCTTTGAGGGGCACAGACGGGCGCGACGCCCACAAGTCAGGAGGCATGTTGAGGTGAAGTTTCCCATGGTTGTGGCTAGGACCCGTACCTCTGTAGATGTGTTGTGGCAGGACGGCACGCGACAACATGGTAGACGTTCAACGACAGTCATCCCCTTTGGCATAGTAAATGAGCATGAGTTCTTCCCGGGGGAGCAAGTCGTTGATGCTGTTGGAGATCAAAGTGGCATGGTATCTACTATTGTAAACAATCACATTGTTGATGATGGAACTAGAtccacaaagcgtgtgggtgtcgTCAGGAGCCTGCATTCCAAGGACCAGACGGTTCGCGTGTCGTGGTTTAAGGCAGCGGTGTGCCCTGACGAGGCTAGGGAGGTCGAGTGCGACGATACGGTGAGCACGTATGACCTAAAAAGGGACTCTGGCCACTCTGCTTACTACGGAGATATTGTCATTCGCCTCCTACCATCAAGATCACCCAATGACAGAACTGCACCTTTACGGGGCAACACCGATCTTTCATGGGTCGGACGTGTTATTGACATTCCTAGTGGGTACGTCCAAGTCAAGTGGGGTGATGGTAACATATCAATG GTATTGCCCAATGAGATCCTTGTCGTTAGGGAGGAATACTACATGGATATGTGGAGTGAAATGGGCCACTGGGTGGAGGACAATGGCGTCGACGATGCACCAGAAGAACCGGGTGCTGCGAATATG AATCCAGCCAACGATAGCGACGTCAAAGGCGACAACGAGCCAGCAAAGAGTACAAGTCTTTTGGGTTTTGCATTTCAGTCTTTGCTACAACTGACCGGTGACTTGGTAGCCCAAGGTAAAGGATACCTGGTGAACCGGCTGCCAATACCGTCGTCATCACCAAGCAGAGAGTTATCAACGGCCACTAAAGATGATAGCATTGGTGCTGCAGCAATGGAGACCATCAATGCTGCCGTGGCAAGGAATGTTGTGGAGTTGAATGGCGACGGCCACGATTTTGCCGAGGGGACGAAGGATGCATACGGTACCAGTTGTTGCATCAAATCATTAGGCTTTCCCCGTTTCGATGTACTGCAGATTGCCCCTCCGGATCACCACTACCTTGACACTACGGATGAG GGTGGTAGTCGTGGGAAGAATTGGGCCAAAACAGTGCAAAAGGAATGGAAAATTTTAGAGAATGACTTACCAG AAAACATCTATGTGCGAGCGTTCGAGGACCGCATGGACCTACTCCGGCTGGTGATGGTCGGGGCGAGTGGGACGCCGTACAGTCACGGCCTATTTTTCTTCGACTTGCAGCTGCCACCGTCCTACCCGGCAGCGCCACCGCAAGTGTACTACCACTCCTTCGGTCTGCGCCTCAATCCCAACCTCTATGAGTCTGGTACCGTCTGTCTTAGCCTGCTCGGCACATTCGACGGTGAGGGCACCGAGTTATGGTCACCGGCAACGTCGAGCCTCCTCCAAGTCGTTGTCTCCATCCATGGTCTCGTCCTCAACGCCCAACCATACTACAACGAGGCCGGATATGAGATCCTAGTCGGCAAACCGGAGGGCCATCGCAATGCATTGCCCTACAGTGAGAATGCTTACCTGCTCACCCTCCGGACCATGCTCCACCTTTTGCGCCAGCCACCTCGGGGTTTTGAGAAATTCGTCAAGGAACACTTCCGCTGTCGCGGAAGGTTTGTGCTCCGGCAATGCAACATGTCGTTGCAGGGATATGTTGTTGGTGATGCCCATGCCACTGAATCAAGTAGTGAGCGACCATGCTCGGCTGGGTTAAGGCTTGCACTCGCCAATGTGGTGCCGAGCCTCATCGCTGCCTTCACAGAGATTGGCGCCGAGGGGTGCGACTAG